One region of Caldanaerobius fijiensis DSM 17918 genomic DNA includes:
- the rpsI gene encoding 30S ribosomal protein S9, with product MEGGKILALTYYGVGRRKKSVARVRLYPGTGNIIVNDRPVDEYFTTYTQRYIVRQPLVVTNLADKFDVSAKVVGGGLTGQADAIRLGIARSLLMADETLRPVLKKYKLLTRDPRMKERKKYGLKKARKAPQFSKR from the coding sequence ATGGAAGGAGGAAAAATATTGGCTCTTACTTATTACGGTGTGGGTAGAAGAAAAAAATCTGTAGCAAGGGTAAGGTTGTACCCTGGGACAGGTAATATAATAGTAAATGACAGGCCTGTAGACGAATATTTCACCACCTATACACAGAGGTATATCGTAAGGCAGCCGTTAGTAGTGACAAATCTGGCCGATAAATTTGATGTAAGTGCAAAGGTTGTTGGCGGTGGTCTTACAGGTCAGGCTGACGCAATAAGGCTGGGCATCGCAAGATCCTTATTGATGGCAGATGAAACGTTGAGGCCTGTATTGAAAAAATACAAATTATTGACAAGAGATCCGAGAATGAAAGAGAGGAAGAAATACGGACTTAAAAAAGCCAGAAAAGCACCACAATTTTCAAAAAGATAA
- the rplM gene encoding 50S ribosomal protein L13, producing MKTYLAKPNEIEKKWYLVDAKDKVLGRLASKIAVILMGKHKPVYTPHVDTGDFVVVVNADKIVLTGNKLKDKMYIRHTGYPGGLKKTSYEVLMEKNPEKALYLAVKRMLPKNRLARKMIKRLKIYRGPEHNHQAQKPEALDI from the coding sequence TTGAAAACATATCTGGCAAAACCAAATGAGATAGAGAAAAAGTGGTATCTAGTAGATGCTAAGGATAAAGTCCTTGGAAGATTAGCCAGTAAGATTGCTGTTATACTTATGGGTAAGCATAAGCCTGTGTATACTCCACATGTAGATACAGGAGATTTTGTGGTGGTTGTCAATGCTGACAAAATAGTATTGACAGGCAATAAGCTAAAAGATAAGATGTATATTCGACATACGGGTTATCCCGGAGGACTGAAAAAGACCAGCTATGAAGTATTGATGGAGAAAAATCCAGAAAAAGCATTGTATCTGGCGGTTAAAAGGATGCTGCCAAAAAATAGGCTGGCAAGAAAGATGATTAAAAGGCTGAAAATATACAGAGGGCCAGAGCACAATCACCAAGCACAAAAGCCTGAAGCATTGGATATTTAA
- the truA gene encoding tRNA pseudouridine(38-40) synthase TruA: MNNIKLIIEYDGTNYHGWQYQTNANTIQGEMLKAIKKITGENVNLIGAGRTDAGVHAKGQVANFKCNVRIPEKRLPYALNSVLPDDIVVKSAEIVDEDFHARKSALSKEYRYYILNSEQPSALLRNYVYHFRYRLNLDHMKRGAELLVGTHDFSAFKAAGGSVTSSVRTIKRLELNTIDEIIELVVEADGFLYNMVRIITGTLLLVGTGRMVWSDISQIIKSKDRNRAGPTVPPQGLYLYKVFY; the protein is encoded by the coding sequence ATGAATAACATAAAGCTTATAATTGAATACGATGGCACCAATTATCATGGATGGCAATACCAGACCAACGCGAATACCATTCAAGGCGAGATGCTGAAAGCTATAAAAAAGATAACAGGAGAAAATGTTAATCTTATAGGGGCTGGTAGGACAGATGCTGGCGTTCACGCCAAGGGCCAGGTAGCCAATTTTAAGTGCAATGTCAGGATACCTGAAAAGCGTCTACCTTATGCGCTAAACAGTGTATTGCCTGATGATATTGTAGTAAAAAGTGCAGAAATAGTTGATGAGGATTTTCATGCGCGAAAGAGCGCATTGAGCAAGGAATACAGATATTATATCTTGAATAGCGAACAACCTTCAGCTTTGCTGAGAAATTATGTATATCATTTTAGATACAGATTAAACCTTGACCATATGAAAAGAGGTGCTGAACTTTTAGTTGGCACTCATGATTTTTCAGCTTTTAAAGCGGCAGGCGGTAGTGTGACGTCGTCTGTGAGGACGATTAAGCGCTTAGAGCTAAACACTATTGATGAAATAATAGAGTTAGTAGTGGAAGCTGATGGCTTTTTATACAATATGGTTAGGATAATAACAGGCACACTGCTTCTGGTGGGGACCGGACGGATGGTATGGAGCGACATAAGTCAGATAATTAAATCAAAGGATCGAAATAGAGCAGGACCTACGGTTCCTCCACAGGGCTTGTATCTTTATAAGGTTTTTTATTGA